Part of the Gilliamella sp. wkB7 genome is shown below.
ATTTCAGCTGCTATTTATAATTTAGTTTAAAAGATCCCATTATTTATCATAGTTGATTTGATTTTTTATGAACAAAACCATCGGCATTAGCCGATGGCTCGTATTCTTTAATAGGCAAAATAGTTTTAATAGTAAATTTGCTCCTTGCCCATTTTGTTGCAATAGTAAATTTATGAAGATTTAAACTTACGCAACACAGTTGCGTAAGTATCAAAAAGGGAAAAATATGAGTTCGGTATTTGAAATATTTAAAATTGGTATTGGTCCTTCAAGTTCACATACGGTTGGCCCTATGAGAGCCGGGAAGGCATTTATTGATCAACTGATTAGTAATAACATGATGTCATCGGTAACCAAAATTGTGGCTGATGTCTATGGCTCTTTATCGCTAACTGGTAAAGGTCACCAAACGGATATCGCTATCATTATGGGACTTGCTGGCGAAAAACCTGATATGGTGAATATTGATGATATTCCATCTTTTATCGAAAAAATCAGTCAGACACATCGCTTACCGATTTATGATAATCGCTACGAAATCGATTTTCCTCTTGCTAGTTGTATGGTGTTTCATTCTAAATTTTTACCTCTCCATGAAAATGGTATGACGTTGAGTGCCTATAATGGTGAAACGCTCCTGTTTCAGAAAACCTATTATTCAGTAGGGGGCGGTAAAATTGTAGAAGAAGAACAATTTGCAAAGCAAAAAACCGAATCAGTAAAACTACCTTATCGTTTTTCTTCTGCTGCACAATTATTAAAACATTGTGAAGATAATTCTTTATCAATTTCCAGTATTATGATGAAAAATGAGCTGCAATTTCATTCGTATGAAGAAATTGAAGATTACTTTTCACGCGTCGGACAAACTATTTTAGAATGTATCAAACGTGGTATGAATACAGAAGGTTTATTACCTGGACCACTTAAAGTGCCACGCCGAGCTTTCTCTCTTTATCGACAGCTATCTACAACGAAAGATCAGATCATTAGCGATCCAATGGTGATCATTGATTGGGTTAATATGTTTGCACTTGCTGTGAGTGAAGAAAACGCAGCAGGGGGACGCGTGGTTACGGCTCCAACTAATGGTGCTTGCGGTATTATTCCAGCTGTATTGGGTTATTATAATAAATTTATTAATCCAGTTACGCCTGATATCTATATTCGATTCTTTTTAACTTGTGGTGCAATTGGTCAACTTTATCAAATGAACGCTTCTATTTCTGGTGCAGAAGTTGGTTGCCAAGGTGAGGTAGGCGTGGCTTGTTCAATGGCTGCTGCAGGCTTAGCTGAGCTTTTAGGTGGAAATCCCGAGCAAGTTTGTATGGCTGCCGAAATTGCGATGGAACATAATTTAGGTTTGACTTGCGATCCTGTCGCTGGGCAAGTACAAGTGCCATGTATTGAGCGTAATGCTATTGCCGCCGTCAAAGCTATCAATGCCACAAGAATGGCGTTGAGACGAATAACGGCAGCAAAAGTAACTTTAGATAAAGTGATTAAAACAATGTATGAAACTGGTAAAGATATGAATGCTAAATATCGAGAAACATCTCGAGGTGGATTGGCAATTACAGTACATTGTAGTTAAGAGTTCATTTATTATCTTCGCCTTTTTTATAATTGGCGAAGATAAAAATTACGTTAGATCCTTAGCTTTAGAGTTTTATTTTTTGAATTTTTTTTAGTATTTCCAGCGCATGGTATTCACTTTAGAACGTAAAAAATCATTTTCAACAAGTACGTCAACTTTTTCTTTGTTTGTTGTTCGTTTTTTTCTTTTCCGCTTTGGTTGGTCTGCTGAGGTTTTGTGAATGACTTCGTTGTAGGCAAGTAAGTTATTAAGCTGATCGAGTTCGCCTAATCCTTTAAGAACTGAAATTAATGTTTGTAATGTGATTGATTCACCTTGCTCAATACGTTTTATTGTTGCTATACCAATTTGAGATTTGTCGGCAAGTTCTTGTTGCGATAAATTTTTTTCGATTCTAGCCATTTTTATTCGGCGACATAACAATTTTATCATGTCGTTAATTTCATTCATGAATAATCCTTACTGGGTAAACTAAAATTTAAGGTTATTTTTATAGCTAAACATGTAATATATCATTTAAACTTTCAATGATAT
Proteins encoded:
- a CDS encoding L-serine ammonia-lyase, which translates into the protein MSSVFEIFKIGIGPSSSHTVGPMRAGKAFIDQLISNNMMSSVTKIVADVYGSLSLTGKGHQTDIAIIMGLAGEKPDMVNIDDIPSFIEKISQTHRLPIYDNRYEIDFPLASCMVFHSKFLPLHENGMTLSAYNGETLLFQKTYYSVGGGKIVEEEQFAKQKTESVKLPYRFSSAAQLLKHCEDNSLSISSIMMKNELQFHSYEEIEDYFSRVGQTILECIKRGMNTEGLLPGPLKVPRRAFSLYRQLSTTKDQIISDPMVIIDWVNMFALAVSEENAAGGRVVTAPTNGACGIIPAVLGYYNKFINPVTPDIYIRFFLTCGAIGQLYQMNASISGAEVGCQGEVGVACSMAAAGLAELLGGNPEQVCMAAEIAMEHNLGLTCDPVAGQVQVPCIERNAIAAVKAINATRMALRRITAAKVTLDKVIKTMYETGKDMNAKYRETSRGGLAITVHCS
- a CDS encoding helix-turn-helix domain-containing protein; its protein translation is MNEINDMIKLLCRRIKMARIEKNLSQQELADKSQIGIATIKRIEQGESITLQTLISVLKGLGELDQLNNLLAYNEVIHKTSADQPKRKRKKRTTNKEKVDVLVENDFLRSKVNTMRWKY